The sequence TTGATCTCGTGCCCCGGACGCAGCGCAGCGCTTCTTCCGCGGTGCGCTGCAGAGCCGAGGCCCATCTCACGGCGCCTTCCCATGTTGCCTTCTGGGTCCCGGCTCAGCGCGGCAGCGTAAGAACGCTGCAGCGCGTCCGGGACACGAGAATGAGGGCGCGAGTCCATCACATTCCCAACAACACGCAAAAACAAAGGCCGCGCAGATCGCGCGGCCTTTTCAAACCTCACAGCGCGCAGCAGCAACTCCGTTACCGCCACTCCACCTTGGTGATCTCATAGGCCTTGGCGCCGCCGGGCGTGTTGACCTCGACGGAGGCGCCCTTCTTCTTGCCGATCAGCGCGCGCGCGAGCGGCGAGGTGATGGAGATGCGGCCCTTCTTGGCGTCGGCCTCGACCTCGCCGACGATCTGCCACACCGTCTTCTTCTCGGTGTCCTCGTCGACCAGCGTCACTGTGGCGCCGAACTTGATGGTGTCGCCGGAGAGCTTGGAAATGTCGATGATGTCGGCGCGCGCGAGCTTGTCCTCGAGCTCGGCGATGCGGCCCTCGTTGTGGGACTGCTCTTCTTTCGCGGCGTGATATTCCGCGTTTTCCGACAGGTCGCCGTGCGAACGCGCCTCCGCAATGTGCTCGATGATGCGCGGACGGTCTTCCGACTGGCGCTTCTTCAATTCTTCCCCGAGCGCGACAAAGCCGGCCTGGGTCATCGGAACCTTTTCCATCTCTTCTCTCGTCCTTCAGCCACGCGCCCGCAACGACAGGGGGCGCGACAGCCTTGATTCGTCGGTATGTCCGGGGCTGAACACACGGCCACCGGAGCGCTACGTGGGTTTGGCGCCGGAACAGAACAACCACATGGCCGGACAGTTCCTCCGGCCATTGTGGCTTCATTGCCAATCACTTAGCGGAAGGCTCAACCCGTCAAGGCCTGGCCTCCCGCGCGCGATCAGGTTTCCGAAAAGTAGCTCTGCAGGGTACGAACCTCAAGGTCCCCGCCCAGATAGGCGCGGATACCCTGCGCGGCCGCCACGGCCCCGGAAAGAGTGGTGTAATACGGCACTTTATGCAAGAGGGCCGCGCGACGCAGCGAACGGCTGTCGGCGAGCGCCTGGGGGCCTTCCGTGGTGTTGAAGACCAGCTGGACGTCGCCATTGGTAATGGCGTCAACGATGTGCGGCCGCCCCTCCAGCACCTTGTTCACCTTCTCGGCCGGGATGCCCTCATCGGTGAGGAAGCGCGCCGTGCCAGAGGTTGCCAGCACCTTGAAGCCGAGCGAATGCAATTCGCGCACGGCCTCCGTGATACGCGTCTTGTCACTCTCGCGCACCGAGACGAACACCGTGCCCTTACGCGGCACGCGCGTGCCGCCGCCGAGCTGGCTCTTGGCAAAGGCGACCTCGAAATTGCGGTCGATGCCCATGACCTCGCCGGTCGAACGCATCTCGGGACCGAGCACCGTGTCGACACCGGGGAAGCGAGCGAACGGAAACACCGATTCCTTGACGCCGACGTGCTTGAGATCGTGGTTCTTCAGCTTGAACTCGGCGAGCTTCTCGCCGGCCATGATGCGCGCGGCGATCTTCGCAACCGGGGTGCCGATCACCTTGGCGACGAACGGCACCGTGCGCGAGGCGCGCGGATTGACTTCGAGCACGTAGATCTCGCCGTCCTTGATGGCGTATTGCACGTTCATCAGGCCGACGACGTCAAGGCCGAGCGCGAGCTCACGGGTCTGCCGCTCCAGCTCGTCGATCATCTCAGGCTCGAGCGAGTGCGGCGGCAGCGAGCAGGCGCTGTCGCCGGAATGGATGCCGGCTTCCTCGATGTGCTCCATGATGCCGACGATGAAGACGTCCTTGCCGTCGCAGAGGCAGTCGACGTCGATCTCGGTCGCGTCCGACAAATAGCGGTCGAACAGCAGCGGGTTCTTGCCGAGCACGGTGTTGATTTGCCCGGTCTTGTCGTTCGGGTAGCGCGCCTTGACGTCGGCGGGCACCAGCTCGGGCAGCGTGCCGAGCAGATAGTCGTTGAGCTGGTTCTCCTCGCGGATGATCTGCATGGCGCGGCCGCCGAGCACGTAGGAGGGGCGTACCACCAGCGGCAGGCCGAGATCGGCGGCAACGAGCCTCGCCTGCTCGACCGAATAGGCGATGCCGTTCTTCGGCTGCTTCAGACGGAGCTTGTCGAGCACGCGCTTGAAGCGGTCGCGGTCTTCGGCGAGGTCGATGGCGTCGGGCGAGGTGCCGAGGATCGGCACTTCGGCGGCTTCAAGCGCGCGCGCCAGCTTCAGCGGGGTCTGGCCGCCGAACTGCACGATCACGCCGTGCAGGGTGCCGTTGCTGCGTTCCTTTGCGATGATCTCCAGCACGTCTTCGGCGGTGAGCGGCTCGAAATAGAGGCGGTCGGCGGTGTCGTAGTCGGTCGACACCGTCTCCGGGTTGCAGTTGACCATGATAGATTCGTAGCCGGCGTCATGCAGCGCAAAGCAGGCGTGACAGCAGCAATAATCGAACTCGATGCCCTGGCCGATCCGGTTCGGTCCGCCGCCGAGAATGATGACCTTCTTCTTGTCGGACGGCGTGCTCTCGTCGGCGAGTGTGCCCGCGAACGGCGCCTCGTAGGTCGAATACATGTAGGCTGTGGGTGAGGCGAATTCGGCCGCGCAGGTGTCGATGCGCTTGTAAACGGGACGAACGCCGAGCGCGTGGCGCTTCGCGGTCACCTCGGCCTCCGTCGCGTGGGCGAGCACCGCGAGCCTCGCATCGGAGAAGCCCATGGCCTTGAGCGTGCGCATGCCGAAGGCATTGCCCGGCAGGCCATTTTTGCGGACCTTCTCCTCCATGTCGACGATGCCGCGCATCTCGCCGAGGAACCACGGGTCGATTTTGCAGGAGTTAAAGATGTCCTCGTTGGTCCAGCCGAGCCGCATGGCCTGGGCGACCTGGAGCAGCCGGTTCGGGGTCGGCGTGCCGAGCGCGGCGCGGATCGCATTCTTGTCGTCGCCGTGCCCAAGGCCCTCTATCTCGATTTCGTCGAGGCCGGTGAGGCCGGTCTCGAGCCCGCGCAACGCCTTCTGAAGGCTCTCCTGGAAGGTGCGGCCGATCGCCATGACCTCGCCGACCGACTTCATCGACGTGGTCAGCGTGGTGGAGGCGCCGGGGAATTTCTCGAATGCGAAACGCGGAATCTTGGTCACCACGTAGTCGATCGTCGGCTCGAACGAAGCCGGCGTCGCGCCGCCGGTGATGTCGTTGGCGATCTCGTCGAGCGTGTAGCCGACGGCAAGCTTGGCCGCGACCTTGGCGATCGGAAAGCCCGTCGCCTTGGAGGCCAGCGCGGACGAACGCGACACGCGCGGATTCATCTCGATCACGACCATGCGGCCGTCCTCGGGATTGACGCCGAACTGCACGTTGGAGCCGCCGGTCTCCACCCCGATCTCGCGCAGCACCGCCAGCGAGGCGTCGCGCATGATCTGGTATTCCTTGTCGGTCAGCGTCAGCGCCGGCGCCACCGTGATGGAATCGCCCGTGTGCACGCCCATCGGATCGAAATTCTCGATCGAGCAGACGATGATGCAATTGTCCTTCTTGTCGCGCACCACCTCCATCTCGAACTCTTTCCAGCCGAGCACGGATTCTTCGATCAACACTTCGTTGGTCGGGG comes from Bradyrhizobium diazoefficiens and encodes:
- the greA gene encoding transcription elongation factor GreA, which gives rise to MEKVPMTQAGFVALGEELKKRQSEDRPRIIEHIAEARSHGDLSENAEYHAAKEEQSHNEGRIAELEDKLARADIIDISKLSGDTIKFGATVTLVDEDTEKKTVWQIVGEVEADAKKGRISITSPLARALIGKKKGASVEVNTPGGAKAYEITKVEWR
- the carB gene encoding carbamoyl-phosphate synthase large subunit; translated protein: MPKRTDITTILIIGAGPIVIGQACEFDYSGTQAVKTLKEEGYRIVLVNSNPATIMTDPELADATYIEPITPEIVAKIIEKERHVIPGGFALLPTMGGQTALNCALSLRRQGTLEKFDVEMIGATADAIDKAEDRQLFREAMTKIGLETPKSRLANASELKKSFRDKYHAEREKLSGAALEELDRQWTLGESDRRKRYQEYALGQAMMALSEIGLPAIIRPSFTMGGTGGGIAYNKEEFLDIIERGLDASPTNEVLIEESVLGWKEFEMEVVRDKKDNCIIVCSIENFDPMGVHTGDSITVAPALTLTDKEYQIMRDASLAVLREIGVETGGSNVQFGVNPEDGRMVVIEMNPRVSRSSALASKATGFPIAKVAAKLAVGYTLDEIANDITGGATPASFEPTIDYVVTKIPRFAFEKFPGASTTLTTSMKSVGEVMAIGRTFQESLQKALRGLETGLTGLDEIEIEGLGHGDDKNAIRAALGTPTPNRLLQVAQAMRLGWTNEDIFNSCKIDPWFLGEMRGIVDMEEKVRKNGLPGNAFGMRTLKAMGFSDARLAVLAHATEAEVTAKRHALGVRPVYKRIDTCAAEFASPTAYMYSTYEAPFAGTLADESTPSDKKKVIILGGGPNRIGQGIEFDYCCCHACFALHDAGYESIMVNCNPETVSTDYDTADRLYFEPLTAEDVLEIIAKERSNGTLHGVIVQFGGQTPLKLARALEAAEVPILGTSPDAIDLAEDRDRFKRVLDKLRLKQPKNGIAYSVEQARLVAADLGLPLVVRPSYVLGGRAMQIIREENQLNDYLLGTLPELVPADVKARYPNDKTGQINTVLGKNPLLFDRYLSDATEIDVDCLCDGKDVFIVGIMEHIEEAGIHSGDSACSLPPHSLEPEMIDELERQTRELALGLDVVGLMNVQYAIKDGEIYVLEVNPRASRTVPFVAKVIGTPVAKIAARIMAGEKLAEFKLKNHDLKHVGVKESVFPFARFPGVDTVLGPEMRSTGEVMGIDRNFEVAFAKSQLGGGTRVPRKGTVFVSVRESDKTRITEAVRELHSLGFKVLATSGTARFLTDEGIPAEKVNKVLEGRPHIVDAITNGDVQLVFNTTEGPQALADSRSLRRAALLHKVPYYTTLSGAVAAAQGIRAYLGGDLEVRTLQSYFSET